One window of the Shewanella maritima genome contains the following:
- a CDS encoding DNA polymerase II, giving the protein MSPVSSSASETILGIVLTRHAVTEQGQLVLHYYLQTDNGPVRVSLLGQEVVSFCERKNVDALIKAGAKFRYQEVVLKNFSHQPVCAIYCKSTQQHRMLIKLANDLGVSLFEADIKPENRFLFERFIALEAQFKGVYQSENEFIATHARMPNQLSTAASQLKMVSLDLECSMQGELYSVGLYGQSEAGQINLVIMVGKPDLEVDNIKVDAQSLEIVWVEDEYSLLQALIQWFADFDPDIIIGWAVVVFDLALLSKRCALYQLPLRIGRNQTLMSWKVEDKYRPETLNLPGRVVLDGIDWLKAAFYQFDSFSLEFVSQALLEEGKDIDHVDNRGHEITRLFHQDKQALARYNITDCRLVWDIFVKTELLEFALERAKLTGLEFGRVGASVAAFNNLYLPHLHRAGYVAPAFPASQGLESPGGYVMDSIPGYYNNVLVLDFKSLYPSIIRTFLIDPKGLIEAQAFTEVELSDVSKAIPGFLNASFNRKQPILPDLIANLAAKRETAKRDNNAPLSQAIKIIMNSLYGVLGSTGCVFHDAKLASSITMRGHQIMKLTKQWIEELGYKVIYGDTDSTFVWVEQQLTDEQVKQVGRTLAEQMTNKWRQWCQEQYQLDSFLELEFESHFQQFIMPTLRGSDEGSKKRYVGAKQVAGDLDIVFKGMEQVRSDWSPLAKKVQLALYTRFFKQQDVIEYLRQIVAQVRAGEFSEDLIFKKRLRRNAEDYTAKSSPHVKAALILAEEKKDVKYSRKGRMIKYVMTLHGAYPVQLDPENVDAEYYIERQIKPIAEPILALLGQNFEDLLSNQMMLI; this is encoded by the coding sequence GTGTCCCCAGTATCATCATCAGCTTCAGAAACTATCCTAGGGATAGTGTTAACTCGCCATGCGGTGACCGAGCAAGGGCAGTTAGTGCTGCATTACTATCTGCAAACCGACAATGGGCCTGTACGCGTGTCTCTGTTAGGTCAAGAAGTGGTGAGCTTTTGTGAGCGCAAGAATGTAGATGCGCTTATAAAAGCAGGGGCTAAGTTTCGCTATCAAGAAGTCGTACTTAAAAATTTCAGTCACCAACCTGTGTGCGCCATCTATTGCAAGTCTACTCAGCAGCACAGAATGTTAATAAAGCTAGCTAACGACCTAGGGGTGAGTCTATTTGAAGCTGATATCAAGCCTGAAAACCGTTTTTTGTTTGAGCGTTTTATTGCATTAGAAGCCCAGTTCAAAGGTGTTTATCAAAGCGAAAATGAGTTTATTGCCACTCATGCCAGAATGCCCAATCAATTGAGCACTGCCGCTAGTCAACTGAAAATGGTATCGCTCGATCTTGAGTGCAGCATGCAAGGTGAGCTGTACTCTGTTGGTTTGTACGGCCAAAGTGAAGCAGGGCAGATCAATTTGGTGATTATGGTTGGTAAACCTGATTTGGAGGTGGACAATATTAAGGTTGATGCACAATCACTTGAAATAGTCTGGGTTGAAGATGAGTATTCATTGCTTCAAGCGCTTATTCAGTGGTTTGCTGATTTTGACCCAGACATCATTATTGGTTGGGCAGTTGTGGTGTTTGATTTGGCCTTATTGTCAAAGCGTTGTGCGCTATATCAGTTGCCGCTGCGAATTGGGCGCAATCAAACCTTAATGTCATGGAAGGTGGAAGATAAATATCGACCTGAAACACTTAATCTACCCGGGCGGGTGGTGCTCGATGGTATTGATTGGCTAAAAGCCGCATTTTATCAGTTTGACAGTTTCTCGCTTGAGTTTGTGTCCCAAGCCTTGCTTGAGGAGGGGAAAGATATTGACCATGTTGATAACCGTGGCCATGAAATCACTCGTTTGTTTCATCAAGATAAGCAAGCGTTAGCTAGGTATAACATTACTGATTGCAGGCTAGTTTGGGATATTTTTGTTAAAACTGAATTGCTTGAGTTTGCCCTTGAGCGAGCAAAGTTGACTGGGCTTGAGTTTGGCCGAGTTGGGGCATCGGTCGCCGCATTTAATAACCTTTATTTGCCACATTTACATCGCGCAGGTTATGTCGCGCCAGCGTTTCCTGCTAGTCAAGGTTTGGAAAGCCCTGGTGGCTATGTAATGGACTCGATACCTGGCTATTATAACAACGTACTGGTCTTGGACTTTAAAAGTCTATATCCCTCAATTATTCGCACGTTTCTCATTGACCCAAAAGGTTTGATTGAAGCTCAGGCGTTTACTGAGGTGGAGTTAAGCGATGTATCAAAAGCCATCCCCGGTTTTTTGAACGCAAGCTTTAATCGTAAACAGCCGATTTTGCCAGACTTAATCGCCAACTTGGCAGCTAAACGTGAAACAGCAAAGCGCGATAATAATGCGCCTTTGTCGCAAGCAATCAAAATTATCATGAACTCTTTATATGGCGTGCTGGGCTCGACAGGTTGTGTGTTTCATGACGCTAAGCTTGCCAGTTCAATTACTATGCGCGGCCATCAAATAATGAAGCTTACCAAACAATGGATTGAAGAATTAGGCTACAAGGTCATATATGGTGATACAGACTCTACTTTTGTGTGGGTCGAGCAGCAGCTAACGGATGAGCAAGTTAAACAAGTCGGGCGCACCTTAGCAGAGCAGATGACAAACAAGTGGCGACAATGGTGTCAGGAGCAGTATCAGTTAGACAGCTTTTTGGAGCTAGAGTTCGAGTCGCACTTTCAGCAGTTCATCATGCCAACTTTAAGGGGCTCAGACGAAGGCAGCAAGAAGCGTTATGTGGGGGCTAAGCAAGTGGCGGGCGATTTGGATATCGTATTTAAAGGTATGGAGCAGGTGAGGAGTGACTGGAGCCCGTTAGCAAAAAAAGTGCAGCTCGCTTTATATACACGCTTTTTTAAACAGCAAGATGTTATCGAGTATTTACGGCAAATTGTTGCTCAGGTGCGTGCAGGGGAGTTTAGTGAAGACTTAATATTTAAAAAGCGCCTGCGCCGAAATGCAGAGGATTATACGGCGAAATCGTCACCCCATGTAAAAGCAGCGTTAATTTTGGCTGAAGAAAAAAAAGACGTGAAATATTCTCGTAAAGGAAGAATGATAAAGTACGTGATGACCCTACATGGAGCATATCCAGTGCAATTAGATCCAGAAAACGTCGATGCTGAATATTATATAGAGCGGCAGATTAAGCCTATAGCTGAGCCGATACTCGCTCTATTGGGGCAAAATTTTGAAGATCTTCTTAGTAATCAAATGATGTTAATTTAA
- a CDS encoding porin — protein MKKTLVASALAAVMIAPTASAIEVYKDEKNAVSIGGYIDGRIYNGNGETTMANGASRINFGFDRQMGNGWEANAKFEWSVNPFGNSSLNYSNDGKLHAQSGDFLANRLGYIEVKHDTYGHLAWGKLWGAWYDVVGATNLVHTWDGDASGTYTFNKGDGSVNGTGRGDNTIQYRNSFGDFSFAVQTQLNQQEINIEEQQDAVPLAAAITSLKTLEYSNTYGLAVTYTATDMLTLTAGFNTGEFDATTNNGEAFTETDKIYGGGVQWGQWEAKGFYFAANYNKQEFHDTDGANRIIPEAQGLETMLSYRFDNDIRLLVSHNVLEAGDTYEALYNGDKFKRQFTAVGAHYIWDENTIVYLEGRFDNSDFSGSQEEINKKSDHDGIGLGIRYFL, from the coding sequence ATGAAGAAGACGTTAGTTGCCTCAGCATTAGCTGCAGTGATGATTGCACCAACAGCATCTGCAATTGAAGTATACAAAGATGAAAAGAACGCAGTTTCTATCGGTGGTTACATTGATGGCCGTATCTATAATGGTAACGGTGAAACGACAATGGCAAATGGCGCTTCTCGCATCAACTTCGGTTTTGATCGTCAAATGGGTAACGGCTGGGAAGCTAACGCAAAGTTTGAGTGGAGTGTCAATCCATTTGGCAACAGTTCACTAAACTATAGCAATGACGGAAAGCTACATGCACAGTCTGGCGACTTCCTTGCAAATCGTCTTGGTTATATTGAAGTAAAACATGACACATACGGTCACCTTGCTTGGGGTAAACTGTGGGGTGCTTGGTATGATGTTGTAGGCGCGACCAACCTTGTCCATACCTGGGATGGTGATGCCTCTGGTACATATACCTTTAATAAGGGCGATGGTTCAGTGAATGGTACTGGCCGTGGTGATAATACTATTCAATATCGCAATTCTTTTGGCGACTTTAGCTTTGCAGTGCAAACTCAGTTGAATCAACAAGAGATTAATATTGAAGAGCAACAAGACGCAGTTCCACTTGCTGCAGCTATAACGTCACTTAAAACACTTGAATACTCGAATACTTACGGTTTAGCTGTAACTTATACTGCAACCGATATGCTTACGCTAACAGCAGGTTTCAACACGGGTGAGTTTGACGCGACTACCAATAACGGTGAAGCGTTTACTGAAACTGATAAAATTTACGGTGGTGGTGTTCAGTGGGGACAGTGGGAAGCAAAGGGTTTTTACTTCGCTGCTAACTACAACAAGCAAGAGTTCCACGATACTGATGGTGCAAACCGTATTATCCCTGAAGCTCAAGGTCTAGAAACAATGTTATCTTACCGCTTCGACAATGACATCCGTCTACTTGTTTCGCACAACGTACTTGAGGCGGGCGATACTTATGAAGCACTATACAACGGTGACAAGTTTAAGCGTCAATTTACAGCTGTTGGTGCTCACTACATCTGGGATGAGAATACTATCGTATACCTAGAGGGTCGTTTCGATAACTCGGATTTCTCGGGCTCTCAAGAAGAAATTAACAAAAAATCTGATCACGATGGTATAGGTTTAGGTATCCGTTACTTCTTGTAA
- a CDS encoding TonB-dependent receptor domain-containing protein: protein MHKNILANSVRLALISGAAAAAFTAPTMAVAAEDSVERIEVTGSRIKRTDMETSSPVSVIDAGQIAAMGITRLDDVLRQMTASSGAALGTNVNNGSGGKATVNIRGLGAARTLVLVNGRRMVNSGIGADSSVDLNNVPLGFIKRIEVLKDGGSAVYGSDAVAGVVNIILKDDYEGLEFNAQTGQTFESDGKETTISLTMGTNFDKGNISAYMGYTDKEEIRQADREFSNCPIFEFLDLDGDGKLDRFCGGSSGTVGGRGNLGQYLPGGQTLGPVQPGQPTYKPYSFFEDSYNYSELSYLETPRKQFQMNVNGTYELSDNVTTFIEAMYTKRTSSQQMAPTRPNNLGTAAADYYYNPTNPDGWFADQGYFNDVNGDGVWNADDAQDVTIATRRMTDIGPRIFSQNTDTYRAVFGFNGNFEVGERVFDWEVFYQYGRNDGRSYTENQVNRERFAETIDKDVCVMGGNGVDEVPCANWFGTGWMTPEQQAAANNYVTYTEVDTGFNTQEIYGANIAGELFDMPAGGFGVAAGIEHRAEEGFYNPDVLSQYGAGGGNATLPTKGDFSVDEAYLELSIPVLADLPGVERLDLSAAIRYFDYSTFGSDSTWNVGATWSIIEGLMVRGKYTNQAFRAPSINDLNQGASDSFDGYTDVCNNYQNNPNATIKANCEADLAGTGFTEQDDGQVRAIVGGNVNLKPEKADIYTVGFVYDASALVDGLSLTVDYYNIEIEDAIGTIGATYKLEQCYSAVGGGVGSDAPFCKDFIRDAGGQVDGMLRLKENANVEVTSGVDANVAYAFEAASVDWRIDWETTWVKENSTTDSAGEYTDYVGFATSNGGSIPEWKSNLGLNVSGDNWAANYQIRYIHSLEDNSLNGLTPEERAAEINAYANPDNLFLDAVWYHDASVSYDVLENVKLQLGVNNLFDTQPEYYVSYNDSNTDIYTYDLAGRRWYLQANIQF from the coding sequence ATGCATAAGAATATCTTAGCTAATTCGGTGCGTTTAGCGCTAATTAGCGGTGCAGCAGCTGCTGCTTTCACTGCACCAACTATGGCTGTTGCAGCCGAAGACTCAGTAGAGCGTATTGAAGTAACTGGTTCGCGCATCAAGCGTACCGATATGGAAACCTCAAGCCCTGTTTCTGTGATTGATGCGGGCCAAATAGCTGCGATGGGTATTACCCGTCTTGACGACGTTTTACGTCAAATGACAGCGTCTTCTGGTGCTGCATTAGGTACTAACGTGAATAACGGTAGTGGTGGTAAAGCGACTGTTAACATTCGTGGTTTAGGTGCAGCGCGTACGTTAGTTTTGGTTAACGGTCGTCGTATGGTTAACTCTGGTATCGGCGCTGATTCTAGTGTCGATTTGAACAACGTACCACTAGGCTTCATTAAACGAATTGAAGTATTGAAAGATGGCGGTTCAGCTGTTTATGGTTCGGACGCAGTTGCTGGTGTTGTGAACATTATCCTTAAAGATGACTATGAAGGTTTAGAGTTTAATGCTCAAACAGGTCAAACCTTTGAGAGTGATGGTAAAGAAACGACTATCTCTTTAACCATGGGTACTAACTTCGATAAAGGTAATATCTCAGCTTACATGGGATATACGGATAAAGAAGAAATTCGTCAAGCGGATCGTGAGTTTTCTAACTGTCCGATCTTTGAATTCTTAGATCTAGATGGTGACGGCAAACTTGATCGATTCTGTGGTGGTTCGTCTGGTACAGTCGGTGGACGAGGTAATTTAGGACAGTACCTTCCTGGTGGACAAACTCTAGGTCCTGTGCAACCTGGTCAGCCAACTTACAAACCTTACAGCTTCTTTGAAGATTCATATAACTATTCTGAGTTAAGTTACTTAGAAACGCCTCGTAAACAGTTCCAAATGAATGTTAACGGTACTTATGAACTAAGCGATAACGTTACTACATTTATTGAAGCTATGTACACAAAACGTACATCTAGTCAGCAAATGGCTCCAACTCGCCCGAATAATTTAGGTACAGCTGCAGCAGATTACTACTATAACCCTACTAACCCTGATGGTTGGTTCGCTGATCAAGGTTATTTTAATGACGTTAATGGTGATGGTGTTTGGAATGCTGACGACGCTCAAGATGTAACTATCGCTACTCGTCGTATGACAGATATCGGTCCACGTATTTTCTCGCAAAACACTGACACTTATCGTGCTGTGTTTGGTTTCAATGGTAACTTCGAAGTAGGCGAGCGTGTATTTGACTGGGAAGTATTCTACCAGTATGGCCGTAACGATGGTCGTTCGTACACTGAAAATCAAGTTAACAGAGAAAGATTTGCAGAAACTATTGATAAAGATGTTTGTGTAATGGGTGGCAACGGTGTTGATGAAGTACCTTGTGCTAACTGGTTTGGTACAGGTTGGATGACTCCAGAGCAACAAGCTGCCGCTAATAACTATGTTACTTATACCGAAGTAGATACTGGTTTCAATACTCAAGAAATCTACGGTGCAAATATCGCTGGTGAGCTGTTTGACATGCCTGCAGGTGGGTTTGGTGTTGCTGCTGGTATAGAACACCGTGCTGAAGAAGGGTTCTACAACCCTGATGTGTTATCTCAGTATGGTGCAGGTGGCGGTAACGCTACACTACCAACTAAAGGTGATTTCAGTGTAGACGAAGCTTATTTAGAGCTTTCTATCCCTGTTCTTGCTGACTTACCAGGTGTTGAACGTTTAGATTTAAGTGCAGCGATTCGTTACTTTGATTATTCAACCTTCGGTTCTGATTCAACTTGGAACGTTGGTGCTACTTGGTCAATTATTGAAGGCTTGATGGTTCGTGGTAAATACACTAACCAAGCATTCCGCGCCCCTTCGATTAACGACTTAAACCAAGGTGCTAGTGATTCATTTGACGGCTACACCGACGTTTGTAACAACTACCAAAACAACCCAAATGCAACTATCAAAGCTAACTGTGAAGCTGACCTAGCAGGTACTGGTTTTACGGAGCAGGATGATGGTCAAGTACGTGCTATCGTTGGTGGTAACGTAAACTTGAAACCTGAGAAAGCAGATATTTACACTGTTGGTTTTGTTTACGATGCAAGTGCACTTGTTGATGGACTATCTTTAACAGTAGATTACTACAATATTGAAATTGAAGATGCAATTGGAACAATTGGTGCAACCTACAAGCTTGAGCAGTGTTACAGCGCTGTGGGCGGCGGTGTTGGTTCAGACGCGCCATTCTGTAAAGATTTCATTCGTGATGCTGGTGGCCAGGTTGATGGCATGCTTCGTCTTAAAGAGAATGCTAACGTAGAAGTTACTTCTGGTGTAGATGCTAACGTAGCATACGCTTTTGAAGCTGCTAGCGTAGATTGGAGAATCGACTGGGAAACTACTTGGGTTAAAGAAAACTCTACTACTGATAGCGCTGGTGAATACACTGATTATGTCGGTTTCGCGACGTCGAATGGTGGTTCTATTCCTGAGTGGAAGTCTAATCTTGGTCTAAACGTATCAGGTGACAATTGGGCAGCGAACTACCAGATTCGTTATATCCATAGTCTAGAAGATAATTCTTTGAATGGTCTAACTCCTGAAGAGCGTGCTGCTGAGATTAATGCTTACGCTAACCCAGACAATCTATTCTTGGATGCAGTTTGGTATCATGACGCGTCAGTATCTTATGATGTTTTAGAGAATGTTAAGCTACAATTGGGTGTGAATAACCTGTTCGATACTCAACCTGAGTACTATGTTAGCTACAACGACTCTAATACAGACATTTATACTTATGACTTAGCTGGTCGTCGTTGGTATTTACAAGCAAACATTCAGTTTTAA
- a CDS encoding TIGR02466 family protein, with protein MEVNSLFAVPVARCQKEKPTELNDALYSYFKSIQEQGDKYRNVIGTPTIQRNIFESEMNLFSHKNEAVQELRQYMLGSIYQFIKNIKRSDDRSDYRQIMNHTWFHITRDRGYIGPHNHPMAAWSAVYYVRTGNPDPRYNDSGAIRFFNPNQALSMYRDPSNSNLVQPYSSGLRTLQPKEGELVIFPSYLSHEVAPYYGDSERVCVATNCWVQN; from the coding sequence ATGGAAGTAAACTCATTATTTGCCGTGCCTGTTGCTAGATGTCAAAAAGAGAAACCCACGGAATTAAATGATGCTCTTTACAGTTATTTTAAATCGATTCAGGAGCAAGGAGATAAGTATAGGAATGTGATTGGCACACCTACGATACAAAGGAACATATTTGAGAGTGAAATGAACTTGTTTTCACATAAAAATGAAGCAGTTCAAGAGCTTCGGCAATACATGTTAGGGTCAATATATCAATTCATAAAAAACATCAAGAGAAGTGACGATCGTTCTGACTACCGCCAAATTATGAATCATACTTGGTTTCACATAACTAGAGATCGTGGATATATTGGCCCCCATAATCACCCTATGGCAGCTTGGTCAGCGGTTTACTATGTGCGTACAGGTAACCCAGACCCTCGTTATAATGATTCAGGGGCTATACGGTTTTTTAACCCTAATCAAGCACTATCTATGTATCGAGACCCATCCAATTCCAATCTTGTACAGCCATACTCGTCAGGATTACGAACTTTGCAACCAAAAGAAGGAGAGTTAGTTATTTTTCCCTCATACCTTTCCCATGAAGTTGCGCCTTATTATGGCGATTCAGAGCGAGTATGTGTAGCTACCAACTGTTGGGTACAAAATTAA
- a CDS encoding DUF3450 domain-containing protein codes for MSKVSNRTKIATALVGALALAGSNFAVANSLADVQKADSKIHASTAASQKKVDKYFDQAQDMLFEYGSVADERESLKSYNDYVAGLVADQEATMKLIQDDIDGVDKLRQGVVPLMFKMVDALEQFIALDLPFNLETRQERVQRLKDILNTAEVTLAEKYRLILDAYNIEREYGTKLNAQTGQVNIDGKEILVDFLNFGRVALYAQSQDQKSAWMYNAETKGWDKLEATYLRNLSKAIKQARGQGAPDMFALPIPAAEAAQ; via the coding sequence ATGTCCAAGGTAAGCAATAGAACAAAAATCGCTACTGCACTTGTTGGCGCGCTGGCACTTGCTGGCAGCAACTTTGCAGTTGCTAACTCTCTTGCCGACGTGCAAAAAGCTGATAGCAAGATCCATGCATCTACAGCTGCGTCGCAGAAGAAAGTAGATAAATATTTTGACCAAGCTCAAGATATGTTATTTGAGTACGGCAGTGTTGCTGATGAACGCGAATCACTAAAATCTTATAACGATTATGTCGCGGGATTAGTGGCTGACCAAGAAGCTACAATGAAGCTTATCCAAGACGACATCGATGGCGTTGATAAACTGCGTCAAGGCGTTGTACCACTAATGTTTAAAATGGTTGATGCGCTAGAGCAGTTTATTGCACTAGACCTTCCATTTAACTTAGAAACTCGTCAAGAGCGTGTTCAGCGTCTAAAAGACATCCTAAACACTGCAGAAGTAACACTTGCTGAAAAATACCGTCTAATTCTAGATGCTTACAACATCGAGCGTGAATACGGTACCAAGCTAAATGCACAAACTGGTCAGGTTAATATCGATGGTAAAGAAATCTTAGTTGACTTCTTAAACTTCGGTCGTGTCGCACTATACGCACAAAGCCAAGATCAAAAATCTGCATGGATGTACAACGCAGAAACTAAAGGTTGGGACAAGTTAGAAGCTACTTACCTTCGTAACTTAAGCAAAGCAATTAAGCAGGCTCGCGGTCAAGGCGCACCTGATATGTTCGCTCTACCTATCCCAGCTGCGGAGGCTGCACAGTAA
- a CDS encoding MotA/TolQ/ExbB proton channel family protein codes for MKKFISTAIVAATISLTSGMVSAADAPKTIDQLLQQVQKDRADANKTNKKREAEFLNERGDKAALLKREKAALAAEVQRGKDLAQAFTDNERKIAQLEEDRKIAQGDLGEMFGVVKGEAGDFAGKLVGSNVTAQFPGRDTFIAELGARKELPKIHELEKFWEDQLFEMVQSGKVVKFNADVTGLDGGVRNTEVTRVGAYNLLADGQYVVYNADLGLIQELSQQPGAEQVSSVKSFNNATSGYEKLFVDPARGVLLSVFTQKATIEERIEAGGTIGYIIIGLLIFGALIAIERLIKLYVVGAQVSRQRKDIENPGNNPLGRILQTYQDNKDVDVETLELKLDEAILKETPALEARISIIKVLAAIAPMMGLLGTVTGMIATFQTIQLFGTGDPRLMAGGISMALMTTVQGLVAALPLMLMHAIVIARSKSVVQVLEEQSAGLVAEHAEKRNA; via the coding sequence ATGAAAAAGTTTATCTCTACAGCAATCGTTGCTGCTACTATTTCACTAACCTCAGGTATGGTTAGTGCGGCAGATGCACCTAAGACAATTGATCAGCTATTGCAGCAAGTTCAAAAAGACCGTGCAGATGCAAACAAAACCAATAAAAAGCGTGAAGCTGAGTTCTTAAACGAACGTGGTGACAAAGCGGCTTTACTAAAGCGTGAAAAAGCGGCTTTAGCTGCTGAAGTTCAACGTGGTAAAGATCTTGCGCAAGCGTTTACCGACAACGAGCGTAAAATTGCTCAACTAGAAGAAGACCGTAAAATTGCTCAAGGTGACTTGGGTGAAATGTTCGGTGTTGTTAAAGGTGAAGCTGGTGATTTCGCTGGTAAGCTTGTTGGTTCAAATGTAACTGCACAATTCCCAGGTCGTGATACTTTTATCGCCGAGCTAGGTGCACGTAAAGAGCTTCCTAAGATTCACGAACTAGAAAAATTCTGGGAAGACCAGCTTTTCGAAATGGTTCAATCGGGTAAAGTTGTTAAATTCAACGCTGACGTAACTGGTCTTGACGGTGGTGTTCGCAATACCGAAGTGACTCGTGTTGGTGCTTACAACCTACTTGCTGACGGTCAATACGTTGTATATAACGCTGACCTAGGTCTAATCCAAGAGCTTTCTCAACAGCCTGGTGCAGAACAAGTTTCGAGCGTTAAGTCTTTCAACAATGCGACTTCTGGTTACGAAAAACTATTCGTTGACCCGGCTCGCGGTGTTCTGCTAAGCGTATTCACTCAAAAAGCGACGATTGAAGAGCGTATCGAAGCGGGTGGTACTATTGGTTACATCATTATCGGTCTTCTTATCTTCGGTGCACTTATTGCTATTGAGCGTCTAATCAAACTATACGTAGTTGGTGCTCAAGTTAGCCGTCAACGTAAAGATATCGAAAATCCAGGTAACAACCCACTTGGTCGTATCTTACAGACTTACCAAGATAACAAAGACGTTGATGTTGAAACGCTTGAGTTAAAACTTGACGAAGCTATCTTGAAAGAAACACCTGCGCTTGAAGCTCGTATTTCTATTATCAAGGTTCTAGCGGCTATCGCGCCAATGATGGGTCTACTAGGTACAGTTACCGGTATGATCGCAACCTTCCAAACAATTCAGTTGTTCGGTACGGGTGACCCACGTCTAATGGCGGGTGGTATTTCTATGGCTCTTATGACTACCGTACAAGGTCTTGTTGCTGCACTACCATTGATGCTTATGCATGCAATCGTAATCGCTCGTAGTAAGTCTGTTGTTCAAGTTCTAGAAGAGCAAAGTGCCGGCTTGGTTGCTGAGCACGCTGAGAAGAGGAACGCGTAA
- a CDS encoding MotA/TolQ/ExbB proton channel family protein: MMLYLMDIWDSVRGFMATGGDVLWLVAAVLFLMWVLMLERFWYVNFTAPSIHKNIIETWNNREDSTSWYAHRIREAWVSQAKQDMNARMLIIKTLVATCPMIGLLGTVTGMIQVFDVMAVHGTSNARMMAAGISMATMPTMAGMVAALSGVFFSTRLDAKMKISIEKLKDSLPHH; the protein is encoded by the coding sequence ATGATGCTATACCTGATGGACATCTGGGATTCCGTCAGGGGCTTCATGGCCACCGGAGGCGACGTCCTCTGGTTGGTTGCGGCAGTGCTATTCCTAATGTGGGTACTAATGCTTGAGCGTTTTTGGTATGTAAACTTTACAGCACCATCAATTCACAAAAACATTATCGAAACATGGAATAACAGAGAGGACTCAACCTCTTGGTATGCGCACCGTATCCGTGAAGCTTGGGTATCCCAAGCGAAGCAAGATATGAATGCTCGTATGCTGATCATCAAAACACTAGTAGCGACCTGTCCTATGATTGGTCTACTAGGTACCGTAACCGGGATGATTCAAGTATTCGACGTGATGGCAGTACATGGTACGAGTAACGCTCGTATGATGGCAGCTGGTATTTCAATGGCGACAATGCCGACTATGGCAGGAATGGTCGCTGCTCTATCGGGTGTTTTCTTTAGCACACGTTTAGACGCAAAAATGAAAATCAGTATTGAAAAGCTAAAAGATAGCTTGCCTCACCACTAG
- a CDS encoding ExbD/TolR family protein, with the protein MSRKKHSSVEEEAQVDMTPMLDIVFIMLIFFIVTTSFIKPSGLDYKKPEASTATTQKSANIFIGVSNTGVIKMENRQVDIERVTANVERMLAESPEASVLIEADKEAEHGLVIKVMDNVKKAGIDKISVSAGKD; encoded by the coding sequence ATGTCACGTAAAAAGCACTCAAGTGTAGAAGAAGAAGCACAAGTAGATATGACACCGATGCTTGACATCGTATTCATCATGTTGATCTTCTTCATTGTAACAACGTCGTTTATCAAGCCATCTGGCCTTGACTATAAGAAGCCTGAGGCTTCTACAGCGACAACTCAAAAATCTGCAAACATCTTTATCGGTGTAAGCAATACTGGTGTCATCAAGATGGAAAACCGTCAGGTTGATATCGAGCGTGTGACTGCAAACGTTGAGCGTATGCTTGCCGAGTCACCTGAAGCATCAGTATTAATTGAAGCAGACAAAGAAGCCGAACATGGCCTTGTTATCAAGGTTATGGATAACGTGAAGAAAGCGGGTATCGACAAGATCTCGGTTTCTGCGGGGAAAGACTAA
- a CDS encoding energy transducer TonB, whose translation MLRAIVSLIIGAAVTFGLFVFMAFLVGGGAKRADTSTDTPVIEISMEQQDTKVQDKPRVKPKPPTPPEQPPLPDTPPPESSSDIDTSMSFNMGSVASGGVNTGFKLGNMMTRDGDATPIVRIEPQYPIAAARDGKEGWVQLSFTINEVGGVEDVKVIKAEPKRLFNREAIRALKKWKYKPKIVDGKPLKQPGMTVQLDFTLSQG comes from the coding sequence ATGTTGAGAGCAATAGTATCACTCATTATAGGTGCTGCTGTTACTTTCGGCCTGTTTGTCTTCATGGCCTTCTTGGTCGGTGGCGGCGCTAAGCGCGCCGACACCTCTACTGATACTCCTGTAATTGAGATCAGTATGGAACAGCAGGATACGAAAGTGCAGGATAAGCCTAGGGTAAAACCTAAGCCACCTACACCACCTGAGCAGCCACCTTTGCCGGACACACCTCCGCCAGAAAGTTCGTCAGACATCGATACTAGTATGTCTTTCAACATGGGCAGCGTTGCTTCAGGCGGTGTGAACACCGGATTCAAACTGGGTAACATGATGACTCGTGATGGCGACGCTACACCTATCGTCCGTATTGAGCCACAATATCCGATTGCTGCAGCTCGTGATGGTAAAGAAGGTTGGGTACAGCTTTCATTCACCATTAACGAAGTCGGCGGCGTTGAAGATGTAAAAGTTATCAAAGCTGAGCCAAAGCGCTTATTCAACCGTGAAGCGATTCGCGCTTTGAAAAAGTGGAAATACAAGCCTAAGATTGTTGATGGCAAACCGCTAAAACAACCTGGCATGACAGTTCAACTAGACTTCACACTGAGTCAGGGATAA